One Polaribacter sp. KT25b DNA segment encodes these proteins:
- a CDS encoding alpha-L-fucosidase, whose protein sequence is MNTIKNILRMKLTSYTFLIALFLISVSCKTNVDSTALNHQVFDQTNNWIVLNKVDAKKEGNTYSWNFNVKHPSEYVLQMVSSGEISEDNNSAKVKIDKQEFEESLLENYVINSNEIVSEFKSKIQFKNTGEQKISITTDTNFKTVRIIPHYKKPIGSGNYHQEWLSMHNSDEKQKALKRFKEAKLGMFIHWGLYSEIGGIWKGTKINNSPYPGPKVAEWLMYAFQIPRGEYKELAKTFNPDKSFAQNVAKLAKDVGMKYIVITSKHHDGFALFDSKSSEFDIVDATPYKADIVKELYDACLKEGIDFGVYYSHGNDWMDGADGNYTNVKKVNDSLGIYTHPTGKNLWDPSKNTHKEYLQNKAYPQVKELLNVLPELRLIWFDGTGFITEEQAFQFYKLVYDINPNVVVNRRVGYAFGDYLDAGDNKIPSASEKLEKYWETCGTTNNSWGYKSYDKDWKSPKELLYYFVDILSKGGNYLLNIGPDGKGNVPETSAQNLREMGKWIHQNADAVYGTSRWKTPNEGQEETLLDGTGHRAAKGFERKFTSKDFWFTTKENKVYAISLTNTEGDVLIRSLRKGEGDIEQVKLLGSDKTLKWDQNKNGLKTTVIGLPKNALGYVIEVTLKNN, encoded by the coding sequence ATGAATACTATAAAAAATATTTTAAGAATGAAATTAACAAGTTATACTTTTTTAATAGCGCTGTTTTTGATTTCTGTATCCTGTAAAACCAATGTTGACTCTACTGCTTTAAATCATCAAGTATTTGACCAAACTAATAATTGGATAGTATTAAATAAAGTTGATGCAAAAAAAGAAGGCAACACATATTCTTGGAACTTTAATGTAAAACATCCTTCTGAATATGTACTTCAAATGGTTTCTAGTGGAGAAATATCCGAAGATAATAATTCTGCAAAAGTAAAGATTGATAAACAAGAGTTTGAAGAATCACTCTTAGAAAACTACGTAATTAACTCGAATGAGATCGTTTCAGAATTCAAAAGCAAAATTCAATTTAAAAATACAGGAGAACAGAAGATTTCAATAACAACTGATACAAATTTTAAAACGGTAAGAATTATTCCTCATTATAAAAAACCAATTGGTTCTGGTAACTATCATCAAGAATGGTTATCAATGCACAATTCTGATGAAAAACAAAAAGCATTAAAACGTTTTAAAGAAGCAAAGTTAGGAATGTTTATTCACTGGGGATTATATTCTGAAATTGGCGGAATATGGAAAGGAACTAAAATTAATAACTCTCCTTATCCAGGTCCAAAAGTTGCAGAATGGTTAATGTATGCGTTTCAAATTCCAAGAGGAGAATATAAGGAGCTCGCAAAAACGTTTAATCCTGATAAATCATTTGCACAAAATGTAGCGAAACTAGCCAAAGATGTTGGCATGAAATACATCGTCATCACCTCTAAACACCACGATGGATTTGCTTTGTTCGACTCTAAAAGTTCAGAATTTGACATAGTTGATGCAACTCCATATAAAGCAGATATTGTTAAAGAACTGTATGACGCCTGTTTAAAAGAAGGTATCGATTTTGGAGTATATTATTCTCATGGAAATGATTGGATGGATGGTGCTGATGGTAATTATACCAACGTTAAAAAGGTAAATGATTCTTTAGGAATATATACACATCCAACAGGTAAAAACTTATGGGATCCAAGTAAAAACACACATAAAGAATACCTACAAAACAAAGCATATCCTCAAGTAAAAGAACTTTTAAATGTATTGCCCGAATTGCGTTTAATTTGGTTTGATGGAACTGGTTTTATCACCGAAGAACAAGCATTTCAGTTTTATAAATTGGTTTATGATATCAATCCAAATGTAGTAGTAAACAGAAGAGTTGGTTATGCGTTTGGAGATTATTTAGATGCTGGAGATAATAAGATTCCTTCTGCATCAGAAAAGTTAGAAAAATATTGGGAAACTTGTGGAACAACAAACAATTCTTGGGGTTATAAATCTTATGATAAAGACTGGAAAAGCCCAAAAGAATTGTTATACTACTTTGTTGATATTTTATCAAAAGGAGGAAATTACTTATTAAATATTGGACCTGATGGAAAAGGAAATGTACCAGAAACAAGCGCCCAAAATTTGCGTGAAATGGGTAAATGGATTCATCAAAATGCTGATGCTGTTTATGGAACATCTCGTTGGAAAACACCCAATGAAGGTCAAGAAGAAACACTTTTAGATGGTACAGGTCATAGAGCTGCTAAAGGTTTTGAAAGAAAATTCACTTCCAAAGATTTTTGGTTTACAACAAAAGAAAATAAAGTATATGCTATTTCTTTAACAAATACAGAGGGAGATGTCCTTATAAGATCACTGAGAAAAGGTGAAGGAGATATTGAACAAGTAAAGTTATTAGGAAGCGATAAAACCCTTAAATGGGATCAAAATAAAAACGGATTAAAAACTACTGTAATCGGATTACCAAAAAATGCGCTTGGTTATGTTATAGAAGTTACTTTAAAAAATAATTAA
- a CDS encoding sulfatase-like hydrolase/transferase — protein MKIFKFLFILVLAISCKSHATIKKQDTIVKNTAPNIVYILADDMGYGDLSSLNSESGIQTPHMDKILKEGVHFTDAHTNSSVCTPTRYGIITGRYAWRSSLKKGVLNGYKPALIEESRPTVASYLKSNGYTTACVGKWHIGLDMQPKDGDRSIKAKDGLSNVDFSKRIKDPSYLGFDYSYIIPASLDIPPYLYIENGKAVELPTEYTTEKRKGRGLSWRPGEKAPSFVFDQVLDNFTKKSVSFIDDQKKTDSPFFLYFALTAPHTPWLPVGDAVGKSKAGDYGDYVTMVDDAVGAVVTALEKSGQLENTLIIVTSDNGSNWTERDKQKFAHRANYIYKGQKADIYEGGHRVPYIAKWPGVIPAGLESNQLMCTTDLFATLSGILNLPKVEKGADDSYNMWPAYTSNIKTPIREAVVHHSMYGMFSIRKGKWKYTPELGSGGFTKPKNVEAKPNEATGTLYDIINDPEEKNNLYKENPEVVAELSSLLEKYKKQGYSNK, from the coding sequence ATGAAAATATTCAAATTTCTTTTCATATTAGTTTTAGCAATCTCTTGTAAGTCTCATGCTACAATCAAAAAACAAGATACTATTGTTAAAAACACCGCTCCTAATATTGTTTATATTTTAGCAGATGATATGGGGTATGGAGACCTTTCCTCTTTAAATTCAGAGTCAGGAATTCAAACACCTCATATGGATAAAATATTAAAAGAGGGCGTTCATTTTACAGATGCGCATACAAACTCTTCTGTCTGTACACCAACTAGATATGGTATCATTACAGGACGTTATGCTTGGAGAAGCTCCTTGAAAAAAGGGGTTTTAAATGGTTATAAACCAGCTTTAATTGAAGAAAGCAGACCAACAGTTGCCTCTTATCTTAAAAGCAATGGTTATACAACCGCTTGTGTTGGAAAATGGCATATCGGTTTAGATATGCAACCGAAAGATGGAGACAGATCTATAAAAGCTAAAGATGGATTGAGTAATGTAGATTTTTCGAAAAGAATAAAAGACCCAAGTTATTTAGGGTTTGATTATTCATACATTATTCCTGCTTCTTTAGACATTCCCCCTTATCTTTATATCGAAAATGGAAAAGCTGTAGAATTACCTACAGAATATACAACAGAGAAAAGAAAAGGTAGAGGTCTTAGTTGGAGACCAGGAGAAAAAGCACCTAGTTTTGTTTTTGATCAAGTATTAGATAATTTTACAAAAAAATCGGTTTCTTTTATTGATGATCAAAAAAAAACAGATTCACCTTTCTTTCTTTATTTTGCGTTAACAGCACCTCATACTCCTTGGTTGCCGGTAGGTGATGCTGTTGGTAAATCTAAAGCAGGCGATTATGGCGATTATGTTACTATGGTAGATGATGCTGTAGGTGCAGTTGTTACTGCGTTAGAAAAATCTGGTCAATTAGAAAACACATTAATTATTGTTACTTCTGATAACGGATCTAATTGGACAGAAAGAGATAAACAAAAATTTGCACACCGCGCAAATTACATATACAAAGGGCAAAAAGCAGATATTTACGAAGGTGGACATAGAGTGCCTTATATTGCAAAATGGCCAGGTGTAATTCCTGCAGGATTAGAATCGAATCAATTAATGTGTACAACAGATTTATTTGCTACTTTATCTGGTATTTTAAATCTACCAAAAGTAGAAAAAGGAGCTGATGATAGTTATAACATGTGGCCTGCTTATACTTCTAATATAAAAACACCAATTAGAGAAGCGGTAGTACATCATTCTATGTACGGCATGTTTTCTATTAGAAAAGGAAAGTGGAAATACACTCCAGAATTAGGTTCAGGTGGTTTTACAAAACCAAAAAATGTAGAAGCAAAACCCAATGAAGCTACAGGAACTTTATATGATATAATTAATGATCCAGAAGAAAAAAACAATTTGTATAAAGAAAATCCAGAAGTGGTTGCAGAATTAAGTAGTCTTTTAGAAAAGTATAAAAAACAAGGGTATAGTAATAAATAG
- a CDS encoding arylsulfatase, with protein sequence MKSILTQIFQIRFLLLTVLLITTNCASSQTSKKEDQKKPNIIYILADDLGIGDVSLYNEKSKIQTPNLDKMGKEGMQFTDAHTSSAVCTPTRYGILTGRYNWRTPLKEFVTWGNSPSLIQKNRLTVAQLLKDNGYKTASIGKWHLGLNWTMKNDSPEFDHFSDKSERLNFKNIDYSKPLKFGPNDMGFDYSYMISASLNMPPFVYIENNKATMIPTKITERSRKKYPFSSWIKGDVADDFKHEEVLPNVVKKSISFIKENANKEKPFFMYIPLPSPHNPVLPIVPWKGQSEIGSPYADFVIMIDDLMGTIFKTLKEQGIDENTIVIFTSDNGYATTNDLKTLKQHKHSPSYIYSGYKGSFLEGGHRVPFLVKWPGKIKPNSVSDVTLCTTDFMATCADIINYDFKDNEAEDSYSMLPLLTNKGTFLRDATIHHDKYGVFAIRKGDWKLIVSPNSGISASGETKKHKDISADEILYNLKKDIKERNNVADQFPEKVKELKELLSQQIINGRSTPGKAQNNDAITGEWPQANFAFKK encoded by the coding sequence ATGAAAAGTATATTGACTCAAATTTTTCAAATACGATTTCTACTTTTAACAGTATTACTAATTACTACAAATTGTGCTAGTAGCCAGACATCAAAAAAGGAAGATCAAAAAAAACCAAACATTATCTACATTTTAGCTGATGATTTAGGTATTGGTGATGTTAGTCTTTATAATGAAAAAAGTAAAATACAAACGCCCAATTTAGATAAAATGGGTAAAGAAGGTATGCAATTTACAGATGCACATACCTCTTCTGCTGTGTGTACACCAACCAGATATGGTATTTTAACAGGACGATACAATTGGCGAACACCTTTAAAAGAATTTGTTACTTGGGGGAATTCACCGAGTTTAATTCAGAAAAACAGATTAACAGTTGCACAATTACTAAAAGATAATGGCTATAAAACAGCAAGTATAGGAAAATGGCATTTAGGTTTAAACTGGACAATGAAAAATGACAGTCCAGAGTTTGATCATTTTTCAGACAAATCTGAGCGTTTAAATTTCAAAAATATTGATTATAGTAAACCTTTAAAATTTGGACCTAATGATATGGGATTTGATTATTCTTATATGATTTCAGCCTCTTTAAATATGCCTCCTTTTGTGTATATAGAAAACAATAAGGCAACTATGATTCCTACAAAAATAACAGAGAGAAGCAGAAAAAAATATCCTTTTAGCAGTTGGATAAAAGGAGATGTTGCTGATGATTTTAAACATGAAGAAGTACTTCCAAATGTTGTAAAAAAATCGATTTCATTTATTAAAGAGAATGCCAATAAAGAAAAACCTTTTTTTATGTATATTCCATTGCCTTCTCCACATAATCCTGTGTTACCAATTGTTCCATGGAAAGGACAAAGTGAAATTGGCAGTCCTTATGCAGATTTTGTAATTATGATTGATGATTTAATGGGCACTATTTTTAAAACATTAAAAGAACAAGGAATAGACGAAAATACAATAGTCATTTTTACAAGTGATAATGGGTATGCTACTACCAATGATTTAAAAACTTTAAAACAGCACAAACACAGTCCTAGTTATATTTACAGCGGTTACAAAGGAAGCTTTTTAGAAGGTGGACATAGAGTGCCGTTTTTAGTAAAATGGCCTGGAAAAATTAAACCAAATTCGGTTTCTGATGTAACCTTATGTACTACAGATTTTATGGCAACTTGTGCAGACATTATTAACTATGATTTTAAAGATAATGAAGCCGAAGATAGCTACAGTATGTTACCATTATTAACAAATAAAGGAACCTTTTTAAGAGACGCAACGATTCATCATGATAAATATGGAGTTTTTGCCATCAGAAAAGGGGATTGGAAATTAATTGTATCGCCAAATTCTGGAATTTCGGCTTCAGGTGAAACTAAAAAACATAAAGATATTTCAGCAGATGAGATTCTATACAATTTAAAAAAGGATATCAAAGAGCGAAATAACGTTGCAGATCAGTTCCCAGAAAAGGTAAAAGAATTAAAAGAACTATTAAGCCAACAAATTATAAACGGAAGAAGTACGCCTGGGAAAGCTCAAAATAACGATGCTATTACAGGTGAATGGCCTCAAGCAAATTTTGCATTTAAAAAATAA
- a CDS encoding alpha/beta hydrolase fold domain-containing protein, which translates to MTQSRKFNFSLVILCITFPFLKGIAQSDDQSNGAYREVYIKKTWERLDENKDGEFTEEDNKRIWKHLNKLLDSNGDALISFEEFSTKKQVPYLKTEGKRKLNVLYKVTKEEDLYLDIYYPKTLKEGEKLPVVIYTHGGGWAAGSRHGAANASFKTVHTALLEKGFCVVSVSYRLWKNGGNTTMRDCVIDSKDAMRYLSKHNKELGIDANRFFSFGDSAGGQIAQMLLLSPPESLKGEKSLEKYTYKMIAGVSWYGPCDFEDISLFNHDDSPNFKDRFGARITKPDTKPKDKLLLYKEMSPINYLHKNSAPLLMIQGDKDTTIPVKHAYYMAEKANEFGAPVTTLIVKNAGHNWRKVGADINPNRGNIEQSTIDYFVSHL; encoded by the coding sequence ATGACACAATCTAGAAAATTTAATTTTTCATTAGTAATTCTATGTATCACATTTCCTTTTTTAAAAGGAATTGCGCAATCAGATGATCAATCTAACGGAGCGTATCGTGAAGTTTATATTAAGAAAACTTGGGAAAGGTTAGATGAAAACAAAGACGGTGAATTTACGGAGGAGGATAACAAACGCATCTGGAAACATTTAAATAAATTATTAGACAGTAACGGAGATGCCCTAATTAGCTTTGAAGAATTTTCGACTAAAAAGCAAGTTCCGTATTTGAAGACAGAGGGAAAAAGAAAGTTAAATGTTCTGTACAAAGTTACCAAAGAAGAGGATTTATATTTAGATATTTATTATCCTAAAACGTTAAAAGAAGGAGAGAAATTACCCGTAGTGATATACACACATGGAGGTGGATGGGCAGCAGGTAGCAGACACGGAGCAGCGAATGCTTCTTTTAAAACTGTACATACAGCACTTTTAGAAAAAGGATTTTGTGTGGTTTCTGTAAGTTATAGACTTTGGAAAAATGGAGGAAACACTACCATGAGAGATTGCGTGATAGACAGTAAAGATGCTATGCGTTATTTGTCTAAACATAACAAAGAATTAGGAATTGATGCCAATCGTTTTTTCTCATTTGGAGATTCTGCAGGTGGTCAAATAGCACAAATGTTATTACTAAGTCCTCCTGAAAGTTTAAAAGGAGAAAAATCATTAGAAAAATACACCTATAAAATGATTGCAGGCGTTTCTTGGTATGGCCCTTGCGATTTTGAAGATATTAGTTTATTCAATCATGATGATAGCCCAAATTTTAAAGATAGATTTGGTGCAAGAATAACAAAACCAGATACCAAACCGAAAGATAAATTATTGCTCTATAAGGAAATGAGTCCGATTAATTATTTACATAAAAACAGTGCTCCGTTATTAATGATTCAAGGAGACAAAGACACTACCATTCCAGTAAAACACGCTTATTATATGGCAGAAAAAGCGAATGAGTTTGGCGCACCTGTAACCACATTAATTGTAAAAAATGCAGGACATAATTGGCGAAAAGTTGGTGCGGATATTAATCCTAATAGAGGAAATATTGAACAAAGTACTATTGATTATTTTGTTTCTCATTTATAA
- a CDS encoding T9SS type A sorting domain-containing protein, with the protein MSKLKILLLLLFFLLLGNRTLAQHLWYENETGTENITFSRTVDGTFTTAETNPDVSGVNTNTKSSKFVRDADVNRGFTYFQLFTPLTTASKYTVTLKAYIDVATSDLSSEPNRLRIYLRNTTTGDFKQITKTFTVGKAWEKFSFVFDKADFTTEGLGSGGYNQLDIGFGNGQESTSAINYFIDQIHGSIPQVPLKDVLKGSWGGRFYVRAGEDLDDYVDNKGYNYIAGAQEIADSYPTMGHVITNATNNANSQLWTLRTNPNVDEVMGAENSIVDEEFVPSLANEQIIIDVIDIFKNSGKKVILYVNTQSPANRATAAGAVAWNNYVDTYFAGDGHAAWMNYCEGYIKRFTEIGVDGYWFDSFGSYNINNSLGNADVASTTEQRAEFVAMIRNAAPNAIITTNIDKDSFVDENGDLILVDTDGIDESVGVDGTGDDPNRDYTIIKMTATNSWSDFTAGHITPLGQGAPPNSWAYEEFTISDIEESSISIYEGTKQTLKHFFLPLRATWSSERSDLMFDNEQAYRFAKRITDAGGSVTFSNTTATDGTTSEDEVEILTFMDQQFAINADATVYERPEGAFLVGEDQSLSIASNLSDDISLKVFPNPVKDVFKLSKEFNSLTIYAITGEKILQFSGNKESFDVSSLNPGFYIIKAYVNNNFEVIRFLKR; encoded by the coding sequence ATGTCAAAACTAAAGATTTTATTATTGTTACTATTTTTTCTTTTATTAGGAAATAGAACTCTTGCGCAACATCTTTGGTATGAAAACGAAACAGGTACGGAAAATATAACATTTTCAAGAACAGTAGATGGTACTTTTACTACAGCTGAAACAAATCCAGATGTTAGTGGAGTAAATACAAATACAAAAAGTTCTAAGTTTGTTAGAGATGCAGATGTAAATAGAGGATTTACCTATTTTCAGTTGTTTACCCCGCTAACAACTGCTTCAAAATATACAGTAACTTTAAAAGCTTACATAGATGTTGCCACTTCAGATTTATCGTCTGAACCAAATCGTTTACGTATCTATTTACGAAATACCACTACTGGAGATTTTAAACAGATAACAAAAACATTTACAGTAGGTAAAGCATGGGAAAAGTTTTCTTTTGTTTTTGATAAAGCTGATTTCACAACAGAAGGTTTAGGAAGCGGAGGGTATAATCAATTAGACATTGGTTTTGGAAACGGACAAGAATCAACATCTGCAATAAATTATTTTATAGATCAAATTCACGGATCCATACCCCAAGTACCTTTAAAAGATGTGCTTAAAGGTTCTTGGGGAGGTCGTTTTTACGTAAGGGCTGGTGAAGATTTAGATGACTATGTTGATAATAAAGGTTATAATTATATTGCAGGAGCGCAAGAAATTGCAGACAGTTATCCTACAATGGGGCATGTAATAACCAATGCTACCAATAATGCTAATTCACAATTATGGACTTTAAGAACAAATCCTAATGTAGATGAGGTAATGGGAGCCGAAAATTCTATTGTAGATGAAGAATTTGTACCGAGTTTAGCTAATGAACAAATTATTATCGATGTTATTGACATCTTCAAAAATTCAGGTAAAAAAGTTATTTTATATGTAAATACGCAAAGTCCAGCAAATAGAGCTACAGCTGCAGGAGCAGTAGCTTGGAATAATTATGTAGATACATATTTTGCTGGTGATGGTCATGCAGCATGGATGAACTATTGTGAAGGTTATATAAAACGTTTTACAGAAATAGGAGTTGATGGATATTGGTTTGATTCATTTGGAAGTTATAATATAAATAATAGTCTTGGAAATGCTGATGTTGCTAGTACTACAGAACAAAGAGCTGAATTTGTAGCAATGATTCGTAATGCAGCTCCTAATGCTATTATCACAACGAACATTGATAAAGATTCTTTTGTTGATGAAAACGGAGATTTAATATTGGTAGATACTGATGGAATTGATGAATCGGTAGGTGTTGATGGAACTGGTGATGATCCTAATAGAGATTATACTATTATAAAGATGACAGCAACGAACTCTTGGTCAGATTTTACAGCAGGACATATTACACCTTTAGGACAAGGAGCTCCTCCTAATTCTTGGGCTTATGAAGAGTTTACAATATCAGATATTGAAGAATCATCAATATCTATATATGAAGGAACAAAACAAACATTAAAACATTTCTTTTTACCGCTAAGAGCCACTTGGTCTAGCGAAAGATCAGATTTAATGTTTGATAATGAACAAGCGTATCGTTTTGCGAAAAGAATTACAGATGCAGGAGGATCCGTTACTTTTTCAAACACAACAGCTACAGATGGTACTACATCAGAAGATGAAGTAGAAATATTAACATTTATGGATCAACAATTTGCTATTAATGCAGATGCAACTGTTTATGAACGTCCGGAAGGGGCATTTCTTGTTGGAGAAGATCAAAGCCTATCTATAGCGTCTAATTTGAGTGATGATATCTCTCTTAAAGTATTTCCGAATCCAGTAAAAGATGTTTTTAAATTATCTAAAGAATTCAATTCTCTTACAATCTATGCAATTACAGGTGAAAAAATATTACAATTTTCAGGAAATAAAGAAAGTTTTGACGTTTCAAGCTTAAATCCTGGATTCTACATAATCAAGGCATATGTAAATAATAATTTTGAAGTAATTAGATTTCTTAAAAGATAA
- a CDS encoding arylsulfatase, whose protein sequence is MNKFSFFNVKLVFLVMLVSVLSSCAQNKSAIAQNKSIKPNIVFILCDDLGYGDVQSLAPETSKIKTPHIDKLNQEGMTFTDAHSGASVCTPTRYGIMTGRYSWRTKLQSGVVSGFAPNLIKEDRPTVGNFLGTEGYHTAIIGKWHMNFQYIDPISKEVIRKKGRNLPPVGATIPDGPINRGFDYYHGFHHAGSMKAVLENDKVILHEDEINMLPRLTTKSVEYINNQAKNKDGKPFFLYVPLGSPHTPILPSKEWQGKSGLGAYADFVMQTDATVGAITKALKDNGFSENTLVIFSSDNGASKAANIKGLAKQGHIVSAGYRGSKSDLWDGGHRVPFIVRWPGKVEAGSVNNDLICLTDIFATFSDIINVAVPSKSGEDSVSFLPALNGEAINSTRAGVIHHSISGHFGYRQGKWKLLLSRGSGGWSSPQEDDTTLDNMPIAQLYDMENDAAETTNLYLERPEIAEKLLQLLENDIKNGRSTTGEFSQNDIDNIILWKKRTVSRSKKAKNKKKKSKK, encoded by the coding sequence ATGAATAAATTTAGTTTTTTTAATGTAAAATTAGTTTTTTTAGTAATGTTGGTATCCGTTTTGTCCTCATGTGCACAAAATAAATCAGCAATTGCACAAAACAAATCAATTAAACCAAACATCGTATTTATACTATGTGATGATTTAGGCTATGGAGATGTACAAAGTTTAGCTCCAGAAACAAGTAAAATTAAAACCCCTCATATAGATAAGTTAAACCAAGAAGGGATGACATTTACAGATGCGCATTCTGGTGCATCCGTTTGTACACCTACACGTTATGGAATTATGACAGGGCGTTATAGTTGGCGAACAAAATTACAAAGCGGAGTAGTGTCTGGTTTTGCTCCAAACTTAATTAAAGAAGATCGCCCTACCGTTGGTAACTTTTTAGGAACTGAAGGTTATCATACGGCTATTATTGGTAAATGGCACATGAATTTTCAATACATTGATCCTATTTCGAAAGAAGTAATTAGAAAAAAAGGTAGAAATTTACCACCTGTAGGAGCTACAATTCCAGATGGACCTATCAATAGAGGATTTGATTATTACCATGGTTTTCATCATGCAGGTAGTATGAAAGCAGTTCTAGAAAACGACAAAGTAATTCTTCATGAAGATGAAATTAATATGTTGCCTCGTTTAACAACAAAATCTGTAGAATACATTAATAATCAAGCAAAAAATAAAGATGGAAAACCATTTTTTCTATATGTGCCTTTAGGGTCGCCACATACACCAATATTACCTTCTAAAGAATGGCAAGGTAAAAGTGGGCTTGGAGCTTATGCAGATTTTGTAATGCAAACAGATGCAACAGTAGGTGCAATTACAAAAGCATTAAAAGATAATGGTTTTTCTGAAAATACATTGGTAATTTTTAGTAGTGATAATGGTGCTTCTAAAGCAGCAAATATAAAAGGACTTGCTAAACAAGGACATATTGTAAGTGCGGGGTATCGTGGTTCAAAATCAGATTTATGGGATGGTGGACATCGTGTGCCTTTTATTGTAAGATGGCCAGGAAAAGTAGAAGCGGGTTCTGTAAATAATGATTTAATCTGTTTAACAGATATATTTGCTACTTTTTCAGATATCATAAATGTTGCTGTACCCAGCAAAAGTGGTGAAGATAGTGTAAGTTTTTTACCAGCACTAAATGGAGAAGCTATCAATAGCACGAGAGCTGGTGTAATCCATCATTCAATTTCTGGACATTTTGGGTATAGACAAGGAAAATGGAAATTGTTATTGTCTAGAGGTTCAGGAGGTTGGAGTTCACCACAAGAAGATGATACTACATTAGATAATATGCCAATAGCACAATTATATGATATGGAAAACGATGCAGCCGAAACAACTAACTTATATTTAGAGCGTCCAGAAATTGCTGAAAAGCTATTACAGCTTTTAGAAAATGATATTAAAAATGGAAGAAGTACAACAGGGGAGTTTTCTCAAAATGATATTGATAATATAATTTTATGGAAAAAAAGAACTGTTAGTAGAAGTAAGAAAGCAAAAAATAAAAAGAAGAAGTCTAAAAAATAA